Proteins co-encoded in one Ignavibacteria bacterium genomic window:
- the lpxD gene encoding UDP-3-O-(3-hydroxymyristoyl)glucosamine N-acyltransferase, which produces MMSVSLKEIALFVGAEIIGDDEITIETLLNIEKAEPGSLTFLGSSAYEKYYHTTKASAILVKKDFNRDRSDVTFLIVDEPHKAFLLTLQKFFTKQPDLNGIDPSASVDPSSTVGQGAAIGKNVVIGKNCTIGNNVIIYHNTVILESCTVGDGTLIYPNVTIRENTKIGKKVIIHGGASIGADGFGFIKGPDGNYIKIPQIGNVIIEDFVEIGANTCIDRAALGSTIIKAHSKVDNLVQIGHNVEIGENTAISALSGVSGSTKVGKDVILAGQVGLVDHIEIGDGIIIGAQSGVSRNLTEKGIYLGSPVKKINQYKRIEVHIRNLESLNETVRQLKAEIEELKKKQDEEKV; this is translated from the coding sequence ATAATGTCAGTAAGCTTAAAAGAAATTGCCCTTTTTGTTGGAGCCGAAATTATCGGTGACGATGAAATTACAATTGAGACACTTCTAAATATTGAAAAAGCAGAGCCGGGAAGTTTAACTTTTCTCGGCTCTTCTGCTTATGAAAAGTATTATCACACTACAAAAGCATCTGCAATTCTGGTTAAGAAAGACTTTAACAGGGACAGAAGTGATGTAACCTTCCTCATTGTTGATGAACCTCATAAAGCATTTCTTCTTACCTTACAGAAGTTTTTCACCAAACAACCGGATCTGAACGGTATCGACCCATCAGCTTCTGTTGATCCCTCATCCACTGTTGGTCAGGGTGCAGCAATTGGCAAAAATGTTGTAATTGGCAAAAACTGCACAATTGGCAACAATGTTATCATTTATCACAATACTGTTATTTTGGAGAGTTGTACTGTTGGTGACGGAACCCTCATTTATCCAAATGTAACGATCAGAGAAAACACAAAAATCGGCAAAAAGGTCATCATCCACGGTGGTGCATCAATTGGTGCCGATGGATTTGGATTTATCAAGGGCCCTGATGGCAATTACATTAAGATTCCACAGATCGGGAATGTGATAATTGAAGATTTTGTTGAGATAGGTGCCAATACCTGTATTGACAGAGCTGCTTTAGGAAGCACTATCATAAAAGCCCACTCAAAAGTGGATAATCTTGTTCAGATTGGGCATAATGTGGAAATTGGAGAGAATACTGCAATTTCTGCACTCTCGGGTGTTTCCGGAAGCACAAAAGTAGGGAAGGATGTAATTCTTGCCGGTCAGGTGGGTCTTGTCGACCACATCGAAATCGGAGACGGGATTATTATTGGAGCCCAGTCAGGAGTCTCACGAAACCTGACTGAAAAAGGTATTTATTTGGGAAGTCCTGTCAAGAAGATTAATCAGTACAAGAGAATAGAAGTCCACATTCGTAACCTTGAAAGCTTGAACGAAACTGTTAGACAACTCAAAGCTGAAATAGAAGAACTCAAAAAGAAACAGGACGAAGAAAAGGTCTAA